In Garra rufa chromosome 15, GarRuf1.0, whole genome shotgun sequence, a single genomic region encodes these proteins:
- the ubox5 gene encoding RING finger protein 37 isoform X1 has product MVLNLCLPHFQTSIQCNKLCADGYDVSNLLSADPTARRKGFKLEYFLRPPVHVTLSFQVKMELCRLDIELWPWGMDQGRTFRKLEILTSSERDGDQFELVSRCGLQEELQVCFLHQGFKPRAPFANPPPQVASGVKTQELWKRGSLESIAQLRVSIPYSGAASALGIKSLAVWALPSRRCPASELEIIREAHLNNLKRTNHPAIVVPPKLDPVLPEDAIPEEFLDPLTQELMVFPMILPSGMVIDNSTLEEYQKREATWGRLPNDPFTGVPFTQESKPIPNPLLKSRIDRLALQTGCTGVRNKNNLLTKPQPSRLTVEAKSVTDSSRNRDILQTQSFASVSDTKTESDAWKIEQTQSRSTKRKYECSFPSTSADPDRSPLRKAQEAPLVCCVSESDSHERRLADSLDQALNAALHGLPVFTSSSKTTSCVDASAGQHTCAFCSCSLTVYSSSVPSYSLPCSHLMCGACLRQKQPSDSQKLKIKCPVCGTTASSKDVTRVHH; this is encoded by the exons ATGGTGCTCAACCTGTGCTTGCCACACTTTCAGACCTCCATTCAATGCAACAAG CTGTGTGCCGACGGTTACGACGTCTCCAACCTTCTTTCCGCTGACCCGACTGCACGCCGGAAGGGGTTCAAGCTGGAATACTTCCTCCGGCCTCCTGTCCACGTCACGCTGAGCTTCCAGGTCAAGATGGAGTTGTGTCGGCTGGATATTGAGCTTTGGCCTTGGGGAATGGACCAGGGACGAACTTTCCGAAAGCTGGAGATCCTAACCAGTTCGGAGCGAGACGGCGATCAGTTCGAACTCGTGTCTCGTTGTGGTTTGCAAGAGGAGCTGCAGGTGTGTTTCCTCCACCAAGGTTTCAAACCTCGAGCGCCGTTTGCCAATCCTCCACCGCAGGTGGCGTCTGGAGTGAAAACGCAGGAGCTTTGGAAACGTGGGTCGCTCGAATCGATCGCTCAGCTTAGAGTCAGTATTCCCTACAGCGGCGCCGCATCTGCGCTCGGCATTAAATCCCTCGCCGTCTGGGCTTTGCCTTCTCGCCGCTGTCCTGCATCTGAACTAGAAATTATTCGAGAAGCGCACTTAAACAATCTGAAAAGAACCAACCATCCAGCCATCGTCGTACCTCCCAAACTAGATCCTGTGTTACCCGAAGATGCGATTCCGGAGGAGTTCCTTGATCCGTTAACACAAGAGCTCATGGTTTTCCCAATGATCTTGCCAAGTGGAATGGTGATTGATAACAGCACGCTAGAGGAGTACCAGAAGAGAGAAGCCACATGGGGTCGTTTACCCAATGACCCGTTTACAGGCGTCCCGTTTACACAGGAATCAAAGCCAATTCCAAACCCTCTCCTCAAAAGCCGCATTGACCGCTTGGCTCTGCAGACGGGATGCACAGGAGTCAGAAACAAGAATAACCTCTTGACTAAACCACAACCTTCCAGACTCACAGTAGAGGCCAAAAGCGTCACAGACTCGAGTAGAAACCGAGATATTTTACAAACACAGTCTTTTGCATCAGTTTCAGACACTAAAACGGAATCAGATGCCTGGAAAATAGAACAGACGCAGAGCCGTTCCACCAAAAGAAAGTACGAATGCAGTTTTCCCTCCACCAGCGCTGATCCTGATCGTTCTCCTTTGAGGAAAGCGCAGGAAGCTCCCTTAG TCTGTTGTGTTTCAGAGTCGGACTCACATGAGAGACGTTTAGCAGACAGTTTGGATCAGGCGCTGAACGCTGCTCTTCACGGGTTACCAGTGTTCACCTCATCGAGCAAAACCACTTCCTGTGTGGACGCCTCCGCTG GTCAGCACACGTGTGCGTTTTGCTCTTGTTCTTTGACGGTTTACTCCTCAAGCGTGCCGTCGTACTCTCTGCCTTGCTCTCATCTCATGTGTGGAGCGTGTTTGAGACAGAAACAGCCGTCAGATTCTCAGAAACTGAAGATTAAATGTCCCGTCTGCGGCACGACTGCGTCTAGCAAAGACGTCACACGAGTGCATCACTGA
- the avp gene encoding vasopressin-neurophysin 2-copeptin: protein MSDSLLSACVLCLLALSALSSACYIQNCPRGGKRSQPEPLRQCPVCGPGNQGRCFGPSICCGAGLGCLLGSPETLSCMQENLLPGPCETGGTSCGAQGGQCAAPGVCCDSESCVLDPDCSEDAGSHQSEDGVGLKGVSGEMFLRLLNLATRRQRPF, encoded by the exons ATGTCCGACTCTCTGCTGTCCGCGTGTGTCCTCTGTCTGCTGGCGCTCTCAGCGCTCTCCTCCGCCTGCTACATCCAGAACTGCCCAAGAGGAGGCAAGAGATCCCAGCCAGAGCCCCTCAGACAG tgtccGGTGTGTGGTCCAGGAAATCAGGGCCGTTGTTTCGGCCCCAGTATCTGCTGTGGGGCCGGTCTGGGTTGTCTGCTGGGATCTCCAGAGACACTGAGCTGCATGCAGGAGAATCTGCTGCCGGGCCCCTGTGAGACGGGCGGGACGTCCTGCGGGGCCCAAGGAGGCCAATGCGCCGCTCCAGGCGTCTGCTGCGACTCGG AGAGCTGTGTTCTGGATCCGGATTGTTCTGAAGACGCTGGATCTCATCAGAGTGAAGACGGTGTAGGCCTGAAGGGCGTTTCTGGAGAAATGTTTCTGCGTTTGCTCAATCTGGCCACTCGAAGACAAAGACCCTTCTGA
- the ubox5 gene encoding RING finger protein 37 isoform X2 has translation MVLNLCLPHFQTSIQCNKLCADGYDVSNLLSADPTARRKGFKLEYFLRPPVHVTLSFQVKMELCRLDIELWPWGMDQGRTFRKLEILTSSERDGDQFELVSRCGLQEELQVCFLHQGFKPRAPFANPPPQVASGVKTQELWKRGSLESIAQLRVSIPYSGAASALGIKSLAVWALPSRRCPASELEIIREAHLNNLKRTNHPAIVVPPKLDPVLPEDAIPEEFLDPLTQELMVFPMILPSGMVIDNSTLEEYQKREATWGRLPNDPFTGVPFTQESKPIPNPLLKSRIDRLALQTGCTGVRNKNNLLTKPQPSRLTVEAKSVTDSSRNRDILQTQSFASVSDTKTESDAWKIEQTQSRSTKRKYECSFPSTSADPDRSPLRKAQEAPLESDSHERRLADSLDQALNAALHGLPVFTSSSKTTSCVDASAGQHTCAFCSCSLTVYSSSVPSYSLPCSHLMCGACLRQKQPSDSQKLKIKCPVCGTTASSKDVTRVHH, from the exons ATGGTGCTCAACCTGTGCTTGCCACACTTTCAGACCTCCATTCAATGCAACAAG CTGTGTGCCGACGGTTACGACGTCTCCAACCTTCTTTCCGCTGACCCGACTGCACGCCGGAAGGGGTTCAAGCTGGAATACTTCCTCCGGCCTCCTGTCCACGTCACGCTGAGCTTCCAGGTCAAGATGGAGTTGTGTCGGCTGGATATTGAGCTTTGGCCTTGGGGAATGGACCAGGGACGAACTTTCCGAAAGCTGGAGATCCTAACCAGTTCGGAGCGAGACGGCGATCAGTTCGAACTCGTGTCTCGTTGTGGTTTGCAAGAGGAGCTGCAGGTGTGTTTCCTCCACCAAGGTTTCAAACCTCGAGCGCCGTTTGCCAATCCTCCACCGCAGGTGGCGTCTGGAGTGAAAACGCAGGAGCTTTGGAAACGTGGGTCGCTCGAATCGATCGCTCAGCTTAGAGTCAGTATTCCCTACAGCGGCGCCGCATCTGCGCTCGGCATTAAATCCCTCGCCGTCTGGGCTTTGCCTTCTCGCCGCTGTCCTGCATCTGAACTAGAAATTATTCGAGAAGCGCACTTAAACAATCTGAAAAGAACCAACCATCCAGCCATCGTCGTACCTCCCAAACTAGATCCTGTGTTACCCGAAGATGCGATTCCGGAGGAGTTCCTTGATCCGTTAACACAAGAGCTCATGGTTTTCCCAATGATCTTGCCAAGTGGAATGGTGATTGATAACAGCACGCTAGAGGAGTACCAGAAGAGAGAAGCCACATGGGGTCGTTTACCCAATGACCCGTTTACAGGCGTCCCGTTTACACAGGAATCAAAGCCAATTCCAAACCCTCTCCTCAAAAGCCGCATTGACCGCTTGGCTCTGCAGACGGGATGCACAGGAGTCAGAAACAAGAATAACCTCTTGACTAAACCACAACCTTCCAGACTCACAGTAGAGGCCAAAAGCGTCACAGACTCGAGTAGAAACCGAGATATTTTACAAACACAGTCTTTTGCATCAGTTTCAGACACTAAAACGGAATCAGATGCCTGGAAAATAGAACAGACGCAGAGCCGTTCCACCAAAAGAAAGTACGAATGCAGTTTTCCCTCCACCAGCGCTGATCCTGATCGTTCTCCTTTGAGGAAAGCGCAGGAAGCTCCCTTAG AGTCGGACTCACATGAGAGACGTTTAGCAGACAGTTTGGATCAGGCGCTGAACGCTGCTCTTCACGGGTTACCAGTGTTCACCTCATCGAGCAAAACCACTTCCTGTGTGGACGCCTCCGCTG GTCAGCACACGTGTGCGTTTTGCTCTTGTTCTTTGACGGTTTACTCCTCAAGCGTGCCGTCGTACTCTCTGCCTTGCTCTCATCTCATGTGTGGAGCGTGTTTGAGACAGAAACAGCCGTCAGATTCTCAGAAACTGAAGATTAAATGTCCCGTCTGCGGCACGACTGCGTCTAGCAAAGACGTCACACGAGTGCATCACTGA